One segment of Luteolibacter rhizosphaerae DNA contains the following:
- a CDS encoding serine hydrolase domain-containing protein gives MTSLRTVGIAALAQILVVLSSHGAEPQSPPNPAVATALEPYLTTHKLAGFIGIVADREGTIRYRNTAGYADVEARKPLTEDNLFWVASMSKMFVGASIMMLVDEGKLALDDPATKFIPEFDRWRVVTEQDAKHTLLKPLTTPVTLRHLLSHTAGLEPLAELQHLAGADTTSIKARSIPSVTGPLQSQPGQRYAYGNQGMNIAARIVEIVSGMSYEDFLQQRFFDPLGMKDTGFWPSEARLTRLAGAYGPNQDGSACVRGDIWFLTKPYSDRARRFPEPGGGLFSTTGDILRYGLMLANNGELAGKRYLSPAAMDELRKEQTGTTKVNYSLGYHLRNGMFGHDGAYGTDLSVNPVTGMIAIFMVQCTSGDQWQARDAFLEKAAEALGSAE, from the coding sequence ATGACGTCTCTCCGCACTGTCGGGATCGCCGCTCTCGCGCAGATCCTCGTGGTTCTCTCCAGCCATGGGGCAGAGCCTCAGTCCCCTCCCAACCCCGCCGTCGCCACCGCTCTCGAGCCCTATCTCACCACCCACAAGCTCGCCGGCTTCATCGGCATCGTCGCCGATCGCGAAGGCACGATCCGCTACCGGAACACCGCCGGATACGCCGATGTCGAGGCCCGCAAGCCTCTGACCGAGGACAACCTTTTCTGGGTCGCCTCCATGTCCAAGATGTTCGTCGGGGCCTCCATCATGATGCTCGTCGATGAAGGCAAGCTCGCCCTCGACGACCCTGCCACCAAGTTCATCCCCGAGTTCGACCGCTGGCGGGTCGTGACCGAGCAGGATGCCAAGCACACCCTGCTGAAGCCTCTAACAACACCTGTCACGCTCCGGCATCTTCTCAGCCACACTGCCGGGCTCGAGCCCCTCGCCGAGCTCCAACATCTCGCCGGTGCCGATACCACCTCCATCAAGGCCCGTTCCATCCCCTCCGTCACCGGTCCGCTCCAGTCCCAGCCGGGCCAACGCTACGCCTACGGCAACCAAGGCATGAACATCGCCGCGCGCATCGTCGAGATCGTCAGCGGCATGTCCTACGAGGATTTCCTCCAGCAGCGCTTCTTTGATCCCCTCGGCATGAAGGACACCGGCTTCTGGCCCAGCGAGGCCCGGCTCACCCGCCTTGCCGGCGCCTATGGCCCGAACCAGGACGGCTCCGCTTGTGTCCGCGGCGACATTTGGTTCCTCACCAAACCTTACAGCGATCGCGCCCGCCGCTTCCCGGAGCCCGGCGGCGGCCTCTTCTCCACCACCGGAGATATCCTCCGCTACGGCTTGATGCTCGCAAATAACGGCGAGCTCGCGGGCAAACGCTATCTCTCCCCCGCCGCCATGGATGAACTCCGCAAGGAGCAAACGGGCACCACCAAGGTGAACTACAGCCTCGGCTATCATCTCCGGAACGGCATGTTCGGCCACGACGGAGCCTACGGCACCGACCTCTCCGTCAACCCCGTCACCGGCATGATCGCCATCTTCATGGTCCAATGCACCAGCGGCGACCAATGGCAGGCCCGCGATGCCTTCCTCGAGAAGGCCGCCGAAGCCCTTGGCAGCGCGGAGTAA
- the thrS gene encoding threonine--tRNA ligase, with protein MSDRKTLDERQQMSDIDRLRHSCAHVMATAILRIWPDAQFAYGPPIENGFYYDFEMKHRITPDDFEKIEAEMKKVAKENQKFEYRAISREEAKAMAESGRLGGLSERPDNPSRFKLDLIDKIPEGEEISCFQNGEFIDLCAGPHVGYTSKCKNVKLMSVSSSFYLGDESKGQLQRLYGTAFESKELLEEHLVRLEEAKKRDHRRLGKELHLFHIDEAVGQGLILWKPKGGMIRRALQDFITQELDKQGYSQVFTPHIGKLDLYRTSGHFPYYQESQYPPIAERDVLEKLADEDASCATLINGLSDGTYEGYMLKPMNCPHHIKIFASEHRSYRDLPVRLAEFGTVYRWEQSGELGGMTRVRGFTQDDAHLFCTPEQVAQELIGCLSLVKTVLTTLGMHDYRVRVGLRDPDNSKFTGDPAKWDLAEAACRAAAATLGAPFTEEPGEAAFYGPKIDFVVKDVIGRDWQLGTVQVDYVLPERFNLSYIGADNTTHRPVMIHRAPFGSLERFTGLLIEHFEGKFPTWLSPEQVRVLPISDKFLDAAEDVATKLAEAGVRVTVDRSSDKVGAKIRNTRLERVPYMLVLGAKEVEEGTVSIRHRDREDLGAKPIDEFVTEIKAEIKERRL; from the coding sequence ATGTCCGACCGGAAGACACTCGATGAGCGCCAGCAAATGTCCGATATTGATCGGCTCCGCCACTCCTGCGCCCACGTGATGGCGACCGCGATCCTGCGGATCTGGCCGGACGCGCAGTTCGCCTACGGCCCGCCGATCGAAAACGGATTCTACTACGACTTCGAGATGAAGCACCGGATCACCCCGGATGACTTCGAGAAGATCGAGGCGGAGATGAAGAAGGTCGCGAAGGAGAACCAGAAGTTCGAATATCGCGCGATCTCCCGCGAGGAGGCGAAGGCGATGGCAGAGAGCGGCCGCCTCGGCGGGCTCTCCGAGCGCCCGGACAACCCGAGCCGCTTCAAGCTCGACCTGATCGACAAGATTCCGGAAGGCGAGGAGATCTCCTGCTTCCAGAACGGCGAGTTCATCGACCTCTGCGCCGGCCCGCACGTGGGCTACACCTCGAAGTGCAAGAATGTGAAGCTAATGTCCGTGTCCTCGTCCTTCTATCTGGGGGATGAGTCGAAGGGCCAGCTCCAGCGTCTCTACGGCACGGCCTTTGAATCGAAGGAGCTGCTTGAAGAGCACCTTGTGCGTTTGGAGGAAGCGAAGAAGCGCGACCATCGCCGTCTCGGCAAGGAGCTGCACCTTTTCCATATCGACGAAGCGGTGGGGCAGGGGCTCATCCTCTGGAAACCGAAAGGCGGGATGATCCGCCGCGCGCTGCAGGACTTCATCACCCAGGAGCTCGACAAGCAGGGCTACTCGCAGGTCTTCACGCCGCATATCGGCAAGCTGGACCTCTACCGCACCTCCGGCCACTTCCCCTACTATCAGGAGAGCCAGTATCCGCCGATCGCCGAGCGCGACGTGCTGGAGAAGCTCGCCGACGAGGATGCGAGCTGCGCGACCCTTATCAACGGTCTGTCCGACGGCACCTACGAGGGCTACATGCTCAAGCCGATGAACTGCCCGCACCACATCAAGATCTTCGCCAGCGAGCACCGCTCGTACCGCGATCTGCCGGTGCGCTTGGCCGAGTTCGGAACAGTGTATCGCTGGGAGCAATCCGGTGAACTCGGCGGCATGACGCGCGTCCGCGGCTTCACTCAGGACGATGCCCACCTTTTCTGCACGCCGGAGCAGGTGGCACAGGAGCTCATCGGCTGCCTGAGCTTGGTGAAGACGGTGCTGACCACGCTCGGCATGCACGACTATCGCGTGCGCGTCGGACTGCGCGATCCGGATAATAGCAAGTTCACGGGTGATCCCGCGAAGTGGGACCTCGCCGAGGCTGCCTGCCGTGCCGCCGCCGCCACGCTGGGAGCCCCCTTCACGGAGGAGCCGGGCGAAGCCGCTTTCTACGGCCCGAAGATCGACTTCGTGGTGAAGGATGTGATCGGCCGCGATTGGCAGCTCGGCACCGTGCAGGTCGACTACGTCCTGCCGGAGCGCTTCAACCTGAGCTATATCGGTGCTGATAACACCACGCACCGCCCGGTGATGATCCACCGCGCGCCCTTCGGTTCGCTGGAGCGTTTCACGGGGCTGCTCATCGAGCACTTCGAAGGCAAGTTCCCGACTTGGCTTTCGCCGGAGCAGGTTCGTGTGCTGCCTATCTCCGACAAGTTCCTCGACGCCGCGGAAGACGTCGCCACGAAGCTGGCGGAAGCCGGAGTGCGGGTGACGGTCGATCGCTCCTCCGACAAGGTTGGTGCGAAGATCCGCAACACCCGGCTTGAGCGCGTGCCGTATATGCTCGTCCTCGGCGCGAAGGAAGTGGAGGAGGGGACGGTCTCCATCCGCCACCGCGACCGGGAGGATCTCGGGGCCAAGCCGATTGACGAGTTCGTCACGGAGATCAAGGCGGAGATCAAGGAGCGGCGGCTTTAA
- a CDS encoding sulfatase family protein translates to MKVRILASFLMLVPPLSAVERRPNVVVVLIDDMGWGDFSCFGNTEAKTPNIDRLASEGLRFRQFYVNSPICSPSRCALTTGQYPQRWKITSFLNNRADNERRGMAQWLDPKAPTLARSLKAAGYATGHFGKWHLGGQRDVAEAPAITEYGFDVSLTNFEGMGPKLLPLTLKPGETTPGKIWEDAERLGGPVTWMQRSKITTGFVDAAIPFIDKAAEAKKPFFINLWPDDVHSPFWPPVNQWVEGKRGMYLSVLKEMDRQLGKLFDHIRATPELRDNTLIIVLSDNGPEPGAGKAGEFRGAKGTLLEGGVRSPLVVWGPGWTEKAKAGSANDASVFAAFDLAPSLLKIAAVEAPEVKFDGEDVSPTLLGKSQDSRKGAIYWRRPPDRKNANGPKPDLAVREGKWKLLCEYDGTKTRLFDVVADPGEAKNLAGEEKGTAERLAKAAVAWHQSMPADKGPELGREAPKKKAR, encoded by the coding sequence ATGAAAGTTAGAATCCTCGCGTCGTTTCTCATGCTCGTTCCCCCACTCTCCGCGGTGGAGCGGCGGCCGAATGTCGTGGTGGTGTTGATCGACGACATGGGTTGGGGGGACTTCTCCTGCTTCGGGAATACGGAGGCGAAGACGCCGAACATCGACCGGCTGGCGAGCGAGGGGCTGAGGTTCCGGCAATTCTATGTGAACTCGCCGATCTGCTCGCCTTCGCGTTGCGCGCTGACGACGGGGCAGTATCCGCAGCGCTGGAAGATCACGTCCTTCCTGAACAACCGCGCGGACAACGAGCGGCGCGGGATGGCGCAGTGGCTGGATCCGAAGGCTCCGACGCTGGCGAGATCGCTGAAGGCGGCGGGCTATGCGACCGGTCACTTCGGCAAGTGGCACTTGGGCGGCCAGCGGGACGTGGCCGAGGCACCGGCGATCACGGAGTATGGCTTCGATGTGAGTCTGACGAACTTCGAGGGAATGGGGCCGAAGCTGCTGCCGCTGACGCTGAAGCCGGGCGAGACGACGCCGGGGAAGATCTGGGAGGATGCGGAGCGTCTGGGAGGACCGGTGACTTGGATGCAGCGCTCGAAGATCACGACCGGATTCGTCGATGCGGCGATCCCGTTCATCGACAAGGCGGCGGAGGCGAAGAAGCCTTTCTTCATCAACCTGTGGCCGGACGATGTGCACTCGCCCTTCTGGCCGCCGGTGAACCAATGGGTGGAGGGGAAGCGCGGGATGTATCTCTCGGTGCTGAAGGAAATGGACCGGCAATTGGGCAAGCTCTTCGACCACATCCGGGCCACGCCGGAGCTGAGGGACAACACGCTGATCATCGTGCTCTCCGACAACGGGCCGGAGCCGGGTGCGGGGAAGGCGGGAGAATTCCGCGGAGCGAAGGGAACCCTGCTGGAAGGCGGGGTGCGTTCGCCGCTGGTGGTGTGGGGCCCGGGTTGGACGGAGAAGGCGAAGGCGGGGAGTGCGAACGATGCTTCCGTGTTTGCGGCCTTCGATCTCGCGCCCTCGCTCTTGAAGATCGCGGCGGTGGAAGCACCGGAGGTGAAGTTCGACGGAGAGGATGTTTCGCCGACGCTGTTAGGGAAATCGCAGGACTCGCGGAAGGGTGCGATCTACTGGCGGCGCCCGCCGGACCGGAAGAATGCGAACGGGCCGAAGCCGGATCTGGCGGTGCGGGAGGGCAAGTGGAAGCTGCTCTGCGAGTATGATGGCACGAAGACGCGCCTGTTCGACGTGGTGGCGGATCCGGGTGAGGCGAAGAATCTGGCAGGCGAGGAGAAAGGGACGGCGGAGCGTCTGGCGAAGGCTGCGGTGGCGTGGCACCAATCGATGCCAGCGGACAAGGGGCCGGAGCTGGGACGTGAGGCGCCGAAGAAGAAGGCGCGTTAG
- a CDS encoding DUF5722 domain-containing protein has product MVRSFTALFLSFFSCLLTAGELRLIPDPQGTNDLQLSDLGNGEWEVRTTGADPYLLLKTDGAALDLRATPMLSLEYFSTTGVGRTLVFLGPAIDVPHMITVDMGRREGWGEFAVDLRETLERPQGPVTSMRLTLGQGPGVVARLRNFRAREAIGQELRLAASRTARLEADAAHAERLRAYFSKEFPARITKVSASAGTITVEGKLGHAGRDCQLAEVPMWEDVTALKIPASLHGLDPDDAGNFKVSISRAAVEDREPLLSGWAVVRMSDGVPELLSAMRYVEDQIPRADLPAAKPRSKKGIGGCPFDHPDMQELGIASVTLNIILNELLHAEAGPGRTPHVFAGRTWHTEDAAVARYDRDMKIAAENGWMVSAIVLLPPVRNAPENAWIREAAHPEADPGAGFVLPDFTSKTGVNAYAAAMNFVTQRYSRPDGQYGRVHHWIMHNEINSGFFWASAGQKTDLTYMDLYQKSMRVACLLARQYDPNAKPLISLEHCWGRRADVRGYAGRDLMEHMVSFGHREGDFPWAIAHHPYPQDIFNPRTWEDSQATFDFATPYLTYRNIEVLDAWARQERVRYRGQPREIQLTEQGLNSPDYSEKSLRDQAAGMAYAWEKIAPLDTVTAFQYHLWADDRGEGGLRLGLRKFGDDPQDSHGIKPIWHLYKALGTEGGAAASQPYLEVVGAKAWDEVRFHGEVKK; this is encoded by the coding sequence ATGGTCCGCTCTTTCACCGCCCTCTTTCTTTCGTTTTTTTCCTGCCTGCTCACGGCAGGGGAACTGCGGCTGATTCCTGATCCGCAGGGCACGAATGACCTTCAGCTCAGCGATCTGGGGAACGGAGAGTGGGAAGTGCGGACCACGGGCGCCGATCCCTACCTGCTTCTCAAGACAGATGGCGCCGCATTGGATCTTCGGGCCACGCCGATGCTTTCGCTGGAATACTTCAGTACCACCGGGGTAGGGCGGACCTTGGTATTCCTGGGGCCTGCGATCGATGTGCCACACATGATCACGGTGGACATGGGGCGCCGCGAGGGATGGGGCGAGTTCGCGGTGGATTTGAGAGAAACACTGGAGAGGCCGCAGGGACCGGTGACTTCGATGCGTCTGACACTCGGCCAAGGGCCCGGGGTGGTGGCGCGCTTGAGGAATTTCCGGGCGCGAGAAGCGATAGGGCAGGAGCTTCGTTTGGCGGCCTCTCGCACGGCGCGGCTTGAGGCGGATGCGGCCCATGCGGAGCGTTTGCGGGCTTATTTTTCCAAGGAGTTCCCCGCCCGGATCACGAAGGTAAGTGCTAGTGCCGGAACGATCACGGTGGAAGGGAAGCTGGGGCATGCGGGCCGCGATTGTCAGCTCGCCGAGGTGCCGATGTGGGAGGATGTGACCGCCCTCAAGATCCCCGCGAGCCTGCATGGACTTGATCCGGATGATGCGGGGAATTTCAAAGTGAGCATCTCGCGGGCGGCGGTTGAGGATCGCGAGCCGTTGCTTTCGGGATGGGCCGTGGTGCGGATGAGTGATGGCGTGCCGGAACTGCTCTCGGCGATGCGCTATGTGGAGGACCAGATCCCCCGTGCGGATCTGCCGGCGGCGAAGCCTCGCTCGAAGAAAGGCATCGGCGGTTGCCCCTTCGACCATCCGGACATGCAGGAACTGGGGATCGCGTCCGTCACGCTGAACATTATCTTGAACGAGCTTCTGCATGCCGAGGCCGGCCCGGGGCGCACGCCCCATGTTTTTGCCGGGAGGACCTGGCATACGGAGGACGCGGCGGTGGCACGCTACGACCGGGATATGAAGATCGCGGCGGAGAACGGGTGGATGGTTTCCGCGATCGTGCTGCTGCCACCGGTCCGCAACGCGCCGGAGAACGCTTGGATTCGCGAGGCGGCCCATCCCGAAGCCGATCCGGGCGCGGGCTTCGTACTGCCGGACTTCACCAGCAAGACCGGGGTGAATGCCTACGCGGCGGCGATGAACTTCGTGACCCAGCGCTATAGCCGACCGGACGGACAGTATGGCCGGGTGCACCACTGGATCATGCACAACGAGATCAACAGCGGCTTCTTCTGGGCTAGCGCCGGGCAAAAGACCGATCTCACTTACATGGATCTTTATCAGAAGTCCATGCGCGTGGCCTGTCTGCTGGCGCGACAGTATGATCCGAATGCAAAGCCGCTGATATCGCTGGAGCACTGCTGGGGCCGTCGCGCTGATGTTCGGGGCTATGCGGGGCGGGATCTCATGGAGCACATGGTATCCTTTGGTCATAGGGAAGGGGATTTCCCGTGGGCGATCGCACACCATCCCTACCCACAGGATATCTTCAATCCGCGGACCTGGGAGGATTCGCAGGCGACCTTCGATTTCGCGACGCCCTATCTGACCTACCGGAACATCGAGGTGCTCGACGCTTGGGCGCGGCAGGAGCGGGTGCGCTACCGGGGCCAGCCGCGGGAGATCCAGCTCACCGAGCAGGGGCTCAACTCACCGGACTACTCCGAGAAATCGCTGCGGGACCAAGCGGCGGGTATGGCCTACGCGTGGGAGAAGATCGCGCCCTTGGACACCGTCACCGCCTTTCAATATCATCTCTGGGCGGACGATCGCGGCGAAGGCGGCCTGAGGCTGGGGCTACGGAAATTCGGCGACGATCCCCAGGATTCGCACGGCATCAAGCCGATCTGGCATCTGTACAAGGCCTTGGGGACCGAGGGGGGCGCGGCGGCCTCGCAGCCCTACCTGGAGGTGGTGGGCGCTAAGGCTTGGGATGAGGTGCGATTCCACGGGGAGGTGAAGAAATAG
- a CDS encoding MOSC domain-containing protein, whose product MLILALHTAPACEVASQGSGEWWDKEWRTGFHKQAQEGPRWLGYQGFRGDEVADTRYHGGVDKAVCVYASEHLDYWRALPGLGEMASGAFGENLSTQGLTEEEACIGDIYQIGEALVQVSQPRQPCWKLARRWRVKDLAAQVERNGKTGFYFRVLQHGHVSAGDGIELRERVWPQWSIARSNAIMHHGEGGAEAARELSECPLLSGSWKDGLWMMSQSARRKDTSTRTNQPS is encoded by the coding sequence ATGCTGATCTTGGCGCTCCATACGGCACCCGCATGCGAGGTGGCATCCCAAGGTAGCGGCGAGTGGTGGGACAAGGAGTGGCGGACCGGCTTTCACAAGCAGGCGCAGGAGGGCCCGCGTTGGCTCGGCTATCAGGGCTTCCGCGGGGACGAGGTGGCGGACACCCGCTATCATGGCGGCGTGGACAAGGCGGTCTGCGTGTATGCCAGCGAGCATTTGGACTACTGGCGTGCGCTCCCGGGATTGGGCGAGATGGCGAGCGGTGCCTTCGGCGAGAATCTCAGTACGCAAGGACTGACGGAGGAGGAGGCCTGCATCGGTGATATCTATCAGATAGGCGAGGCGCTGGTGCAGGTATCGCAGCCGCGGCAGCCGTGCTGGAAGCTGGCGCGGCGCTGGCGGGTGAAGGATCTGGCGGCGCAGGTGGAGCGGAACGGCAAGACGGGTTTCTACTTCCGCGTGCTGCAGCACGGGCATGTCTCGGCAGGCGACGGCATCGAGCTGCGCGAGCGGGTTTGGCCGCAGTGGAGCATCGCGCGGAGCAACGCGATCATGCATCACGGCGAAGGTGGTGCCGAAGCTGCGCGGGAGCTTTCGGAGTGTCCGCTGCTCTCCGGGAGCTGGAAGGACGGGCTGTGGATGATGTCCCAATCGGCGAGGAGAAAGGATACCTCCACGCGCACGAACCAGCCTTCGTAG